A window of Sutcliffiella cohnii contains these coding sequences:
- a CDS encoding methionine/alanine import family NSS transporter small subunit, translating into MGASSVVMMLLGIAIIWGGLAFSITWAVKKAKESNEG; encoded by the coding sequence ATGGGTGCAAGCTCAGTTGTGATGATGTTATTAGGAATAGCAATTATTTGGGGAGGTCTGGCATTTAGTATTACTTGGGCCGTAAAAAAGGCAAAAGAGAGTAACGAAGGATAA
- the yunB gene encoding sporulation protein YunB gives MAKFRRMRPRRGPLPFRYVFLLSFVFFIFSTVAGLYIVNKGIEPALITYAESQTRRISTMVINNAINKKIVNSLNQESNFSVTHDGDRISFSPEQVLRVQAETVNVIERYLRDIGNGELETLELPSDIEIETNENSPGIVFHIPLGAATNNALLGNLGPKIPVRFLPIGDVSANVKTNVIDMGINNAWIEVSIHIEVHVQVIIPFSTGITTVQQDVPIIMHYEKGKVPNFYQHGGGMMPPVSVPIEEVEEVEDKKE, from the coding sequence GTGGCTAAGTTTCGTAGAATGCGACCACGTAGAGGGCCATTACCATTTCGCTACGTATTTTTACTTTCATTCGTATTTTTTATATTTTCAACAGTAGCTGGACTATACATCGTCAATAAAGGAATCGAGCCTGCATTAATCACCTATGCAGAATCACAAACGAGACGAATTAGTACAATGGTAATTAACAATGCTATAAATAAAAAGATAGTCAATAGTTTAAACCAAGAATCAAATTTTTCTGTTACTCATGATGGAGATCGTATTTCCTTTAGCCCAGAACAAGTATTACGGGTTCAGGCGGAAACAGTAAACGTAATTGAACGTTACTTACGAGACATTGGAAACGGAGAATTGGAAACGTTGGAATTACCGTCTGATATAGAAATAGAAACAAATGAGAATTCTCCGGGTATCGTTTTTCATATTCCTTTAGGAGCAGCAACAAACAATGCCCTATTAGGTAACTTAGGACCGAAAATTCCAGTGCGCTTTTTACCAATTGGTGATGTAAGTGCAAACGTAAAAACCAATGTTATTGATATGGGAATTAACAATGCTTGGATAGAAGTTTCTATCCATATTGAAGTCCACGTACAAGTTATTATTCCGTTTTCTACTGGAATAACGACTGTGCAACAAGATGTTCCAATTATTATGCACTATGAAAAAGGAAAAGTTCCAAACTTTTATCAGCATGGTGGGGGGATGATGCCACCAGTTTCTGTGCCGATAGAAGAGGTGGAAGAAGTAGAAGACAAGAAGGAATAA
- a CDS encoding Na+/H+ antiporter NhaC family protein, protein MEGTIYSLIPPVLAILMVILTRRVLISLGVGILASALLLAGFHPIGTVERILQSFLAVFTDLWYVYILVFIIFLGIITAFISVSGGSVAFGEWAAKRIKSRRGSKFLTVILGIVIFIDDYFNSLAVGQISRPITDRYKVSRAKLAYLIDSTSAPICVIAPISSWGAYIIATLGGIFITLNVTEYTGLSAFMQMIPMNLYVFSALLMVFLVAYFNVNIGAMKTHETRAMETGELVDSTKTVPGEFTEDLPVSEKGKVGSLLWPIIALMVGVVAAMFWTGYTASEGDTSILAIFENTDPSAALFYGGIFALIVTFVLFALQSSKGEVQGNLFGKVVVAGVKAMLPAVYILLLAWSITGLISDLETGTYLADRIQESNMNIAWLPIIIFLVAGFTAFATGTSWGTFGLLLPIAAQIAVVTDIELLLPALAAVLAGAVFGDHCSPISDTTILSSTGANSNHIDHVLTQLPYALISAAVAAVGYIVLGLTGSTLLGLAVVLVAFIIIGFSFKAVKA, encoded by the coding sequence ATGGAAGGTACTATTTACTCATTAATACCACCTGTCCTTGCGATACTAATGGTTATATTAACTAGAAGAGTTTTGATTTCGCTTGGTGTTGGTATTCTAGCGTCCGCTTTGCTTTTGGCTGGATTTCATCCGATTGGGACAGTTGAAAGAATCTTGCAGTCCTTTTTAGCCGTTTTCACCGATCTTTGGTATGTTTATATTTTAGTATTCATTATCTTTTTAGGAATTATAACTGCGTTTATATCTGTTTCTGGCGGTAGCGTTGCATTTGGTGAGTGGGCTGCGAAAAGAATTAAATCACGTAGAGGCTCTAAGTTTTTAACGGTTATTTTAGGAATTGTTATTTTTATTGATGATTATTTTAATAGTTTAGCAGTTGGTCAAATTAGTCGTCCAATTACTGATCGTTATAAAGTATCTCGTGCGAAATTAGCTTATTTAATTGATTCCACTTCTGCTCCTATTTGTGTTATTGCTCCCATTTCTAGCTGGGGTGCTTATATTATCGCAACATTAGGTGGTATTTTCATAACGTTGAACGTAACAGAGTACACTGGGTTGAGCGCATTTATGCAAATGATTCCGATGAACTTATATGTTTTTTCTGCTCTTCTAATGGTATTTTTAGTTGCGTACTTTAACGTTAATATCGGTGCAATGAAAACTCACGAAACTCGTGCGATGGAAACAGGAGAACTAGTTGACTCAACAAAAACAGTACCAGGTGAATTCACAGAAGATTTACCTGTAAGTGAAAAAGGTAAAGTAGGTAGCCTTTTATGGCCAATTATTGCTTTAATGGTTGGAGTAGTAGCAGCGATGTTCTGGACAGGATATACAGCTTCAGAAGGTGACACTTCTATTTTAGCAATATTTGAAAACACAGATCCATCAGCAGCACTATTTTATGGTGGTATATTTGCTCTAATTGTAACGTTTGTGTTATTTGCCCTACAATCATCTAAAGGTGAAGTTCAAGGGAACTTATTCGGTAAAGTAGTAGTAGCAGGAGTAAAAGCAATGTTACCTGCAGTGTATATTCTATTGTTAGCTTGGTCTATTACAGGATTAATTTCTGATCTAGAAACAGGAACGTATTTGGCTGATAGAATTCAAGAATCTAATATGAATATTGCTTGGTTACCAATCATTATTTTCTTAGTAGCAGGTTTTACAGCATTCGCAACAGGGACTTCTTGGGGAACGTTCGGACTTCTATTACCGATTGCAGCACAAATTGCAGTAGTTACGGATATAGAGTTACTATTACCAGCACTAGCAGCAGTACTAGCAGGAGCTGTGTTCGGAGACCACTGTTCACCAATATCCGATACAACTATTCTTTCATCTACTGGTGCGAATAGTAACCATATTGATCATGTTCTTACACAATTACCGTATGCGTTAATTAGTGCAGCAGTTGCAGCTGTTGGGTACATTGTATTAGGACTAACAGGTAGCACTCTACTAGGATTAGCTGTTGTGCTAGTTGCATTCATTATTATTGGATTTAGTTTTAAAGCTGTTAAGGCTTAA
- a CDS encoding sodium-dependent transporter, with product MENRPQWGTRAGFILAAAGSAIGLGNIWRFPAVAYENGGGAFFLPYLFALLTAGIPLLILEFTMGHKYRGSAPLSFARMNKKTEWIGWWQVGISFIISIYYGAIIAWAMSYSVFSFNLNWGNDTAGFLFGDYLNITDPGKFDGFVPGVLLPLILVWVIALGVLYRGVKRGIELANKIFIPALLVLFLIIVVRALTLEGAVDGLNAFFKPDWSAISSGKVWVAAYGQIFFSLSIAFAIMITYSSYLPKKSDITNNAFITGFANSSFELLAGIGVFSILGFMAMQQGEAVSDVVSAGVGLAFVVFPAVINELPALNGLFGFLFFGSLVLAGLSSLISIIETYIAGLQDKFKISRSKAVIFGGGFAAIVSLMFATRGGLWFLDVMDYFINSFGVALAGLVQVIVVVWFAKELKSLQAHANSVSDIKLTGLLGGWWKISLAFITPAVLGYMMIDNIRTNISEVYGAGDGISRAFTVQYGWAVAIGVIVLGFLLTLVKWKKDTVEVPQSSSKEVSK from the coding sequence ATGGAAAATCGTCCGCAATGGGGGACAAGAGCCGGGTTTATTTTGGCTGCTGCTGGATCAGCGATTGGTCTAGGTAATATTTGGCGTTTTCCTGCAGTCGCATATGAAAATGGAGGAGGAGCATTCTTTTTACCGTACTTATTTGCTCTATTAACAGCTGGTATTCCTCTTTTAATTTTAGAGTTTACGATGGGGCATAAATATAGAGGATCTGCTCCGTTATCTTTTGCAAGAATGAATAAGAAAACAGAATGGATTGGTTGGTGGCAAGTCGGAATTTCCTTTATTATTTCGATTTACTACGGGGCTATTATCGCATGGGCAATGTCCTACTCTGTTTTCTCGTTTAATTTAAATTGGGGGAACGACACTGCTGGTTTCTTATTCGGAGACTATTTAAACATAACGGATCCAGGTAAGTTTGACGGGTTTGTTCCTGGCGTACTACTTCCGTTAATTTTAGTTTGGGTTATTGCACTAGGGGTTCTATATAGAGGAGTTAAACGTGGTATTGAGCTTGCGAATAAAATATTTATTCCAGCCTTATTAGTTTTGTTTTTAATTATCGTCGTCCGTGCGCTTACGCTAGAAGGTGCTGTGGACGGTTTAAATGCATTCTTTAAACCTGATTGGTCAGCTATTTCAAGCGGTAAAGTTTGGGTAGCCGCCTATGGGCAAATTTTCTTTAGTTTATCGATTGCCTTTGCTATTATGATCACTTATTCCAGTTATTTACCTAAAAAATCTGATATTACAAACAATGCCTTTATTACTGGTTTTGCTAACTCCAGTTTTGAGTTATTAGCCGGTATTGGAGTTTTCAGTATTTTAGGATTTATGGCTATGCAACAAGGTGAGGCAGTTTCAGATGTAGTTAGTGCAGGTGTTGGGCTTGCATTCGTTGTTTTCCCAGCTGTAATTAACGAGCTACCTGCATTAAATGGGCTATTCGGTTTCTTATTCTTCGGATCATTAGTGTTAGCCGGCTTATCATCCTTAATCTCGATTATCGAAACGTATATAGCTGGTTTACAAGATAAGTTTAAAATTTCCCGTTCTAAAGCAGTTATTTTCGGGGGAGGATTTGCAGCAATTGTTTCCTTAATGTTTGCAACAAGAGGTGGTCTATGGTTCTTAGACGTAATGGACTACTTCATTAACAGCTTCGGTGTAGCTCTTGCGGGGCTTGTGCAAGTTATCGTTGTTGTATGGTTTGCGAAAGAGCTTAAATCACTACAAGCACATGCAAACTCTGTTTCCGATATTAAACTAACTGGTTTACTTGGTGGATGGTGGAAGATTTCTTTAGCATTTATCACACCAGCTGTTCTTGGATACATGATGATTGATAATATTAGAACAAATATTAGCGAAGTTTACGGTGCTGGTGATGGGATCTCAAGAGCGTTTACGGTTCAATATGGATGGGCTGTTGCTATTGGTGTCATTGTACTAGGATTCTTACTAACGCTTGTCAAATGGAAAAAAGACACGGTAGAAGTTCCGCAATCTTCATCAAAGGAGGTCTCTAAATAA
- a CDS encoding HD-GYP domain-containing protein produces the protein MRLLPTKSIKPGMKLAKSIYNDKGRILLSSGIPITKRMISTLETLHVTYVYIEDSRTSDIHTPSMISEPVRKEAMETIVSTFNEMKDLTLSKKFMLDQSSKKFRELIQNIITDMKNNEEVASLLTDIYIHDNYVFTHSLNVTVYALSIGLKLGLSSKELETLGLGGIMHDIGKMLIPKEILHKPGKLTSEEFKMMKSHTTKGYDLLRNMHTIPMLVAHCAFQHHERLNGSGYPRGLKKDDIHLFGKILAVADVFDACTSHRVYRNAMLPHEGLEILYSGSGSLFDKEIIEAFRKSVAIYPNGLTLELSDGSKGIVVGQNKDMTERPIVRIIEKDGVLLDTPFDVNLKNILSITIINCDLEDQQEAVS, from the coding sequence ATGAGATTATTACCTACGAAGTCAATTAAGCCAGGAATGAAACTGGCAAAGTCGATTTATAACGACAAAGGGAGGATACTATTAAGTAGTGGTATCCCGATTACAAAAAGAATGATCTCGACGCTAGAAACTCTTCACGTAACATACGTATACATAGAAGATTCTAGGACTAGTGATATTCACACACCTAGCATGATTTCAGAACCTGTAAGAAAAGAAGCAATGGAGACGATTGTTTCCACCTTTAATGAGATGAAAGATTTAACATTAAGTAAAAAATTTATGTTAGATCAATCTTCCAAAAAGTTTAGAGAGCTTATTCAAAATATTATTACCGATATGAAAAATAATGAAGAAGTAGCATCACTATTAACCGATATTTATATACATGATAATTACGTATTCACTCATTCTTTAAATGTAACGGTTTATGCACTTTCTATTGGCTTAAAATTAGGTCTATCTTCAAAAGAATTAGAAACGTTAGGACTCGGAGGCATTATGCATGATATTGGGAAAATGCTAATTCCGAAAGAAATTTTACATAAACCAGGAAAGTTAACGAGCGAAGAGTTTAAAATGATGAAAAGCCATACGACGAAAGGGTATGACTTATTACGTAATATGCATACAATTCCGATGTTAGTTGCTCATTGTGCGTTCCAACATCATGAAAGGTTAAACGGCAGTGGCTATCCAAGAGGATTAAAGAAGGACGATATTCATTTGTTCGGGAAAATATTAGCTGTAGCAGATGTGTTTGACGCATGTACATCTCATAGAGTGTATCGAAATGCAATGTTGCCGCATGAAGGGTTAGAAATACTATATTCGGGATCCGGTAGTCTTTTTGATAAAGAAATAATAGAAGCGTTTAGAAAGTCTGTAGCGATTTATCCGAATGGATTAACGCTAGAACTAAGTGACGGTAGTAAAGGTATTGTCGTTGGTCAAAACAAAGATATGACAGAACGTCCGATTGTACGAATAATAGAAAAAGACGGTGTTCTATTAGACACTCCTTTTGATGTGAACTTAAAAAATATATTGAGCATCACGATTATAAATTGCGATTTAGAAGATCAACAAGAAGCAGTAAGCTAA
- a CDS encoding M23 family metallopeptidase encodes MLPLSPSFAQETLSEDEMYQKRFELYAKMEAVTQIPWYYFAGVDQYERNVRRVRKDIPKQTSIIGIYIKPEIWAGPLNPNSEDIHPATIQFFNGIGQDGNGDGKADLNDDEDLLYSFANYLQSYGTDEENLKIALWDYYKRDKTVALIMGHAKLFKVFDSIKLDKHVFPLPLHANYSYRNTWGDARGWGGRRMHEGTDIFANYGVPVRSTCYGVIEMKGWNKFGGWRIGIRDVNNTYHYFAHLNGFAKDLEIGQVVEPGQMIGSVGSSGYGPPGTSGKFPPHLHYGMYKDNGYNEWSFDPFPHLKSWERTERAEKRKR; translated from the coding sequence ATGCTCCCCCTTTCTCCTTCCTTCGCTCAAGAAACGTTAAGTGAAGATGAAATGTATCAAAAACGATTTGAATTGTATGCAAAGATGGAAGCTGTTACACAGATTCCATGGTACTATTTTGCGGGAGTAGACCAATATGAACGAAACGTTAGAAGAGTTAGAAAAGACATACCGAAACAAACGTCCATTATCGGCATTTATATTAAACCTGAAATATGGGCAGGTCCTTTAAATCCAAATAGCGAGGATATTCACCCTGCTACGATTCAATTTTTTAATGGTATAGGTCAGGATGGGAACGGAGACGGAAAAGCAGATCTTAATGATGATGAAGACTTACTATATTCGTTTGCTAATTACCTTCAATCATACGGAACCGATGAGGAAAATTTAAAGATTGCTTTATGGGATTATTACAAACGTGATAAAACAGTAGCTCTCATTATGGGACATGCTAAGTTATTTAAAGTGTTCGATTCGATTAAACTTGATAAACATGTTTTCCCGCTTCCTCTGCACGCGAACTATAGTTATCGAAATACGTGGGGAGACGCTAGAGGCTGGGGCGGTAGAAGAATGCATGAAGGAACAGATATTTTTGCAAACTACGGTGTTCCTGTTCGTTCAACATGTTACGGAGTTATAGAAATGAAAGGTTGGAACAAATTTGGTGGATGGCGAATCGGAATCCGAGATGTGAACAATACTTATCATTATTTCGCTCACTTAAATGGCTTTGCAAAAGATTTAGAAATCGGACAAGTTGTAGAGCCTGGGCAAATGATTGGGTCTGTTGGTAGCTCTGGATACGGCCCTCCAGGAACTTCTGGCAAATTCCCTCCACACTTACATTATGGCATGTATAAAGACAACGGATATAACGAATGGTCATTTGACCCATTTCCACATCTAAAATCGTGGGAAAGAACAGAAAGAGCCGAAAAAAGAAAAAGGTGA